A genomic stretch from Taeniopygia guttata chromosome 9, bTaeGut7.mat, whole genome shotgun sequence includes:
- the LOC101233947 gene encoding uncharacterized protein isoform X2 produces MHQPDMSESSSGLTTSNQKFLKSYSSCCSILRDAHNTPLVLPQNRGTPGQNWDPRLPFPLPSDSFKYLGWCDIEEHGVRGNQLLCPRVREGPSEEELFFRKEEHTLNRRKQELNLSFQDLGDLYQVENFKRILRRLIRVEKLWLVDNSLTDLSAIRLPRCRELNVNKNHFTSFKQLPKIPQIQHLSLAENNITTLSGISDFRHTPLESLILKRNPCEFQERYRQLVFSNLPNLKILDGIPKLPEDCSPPDVKFFYRICTIL; encoded by the exons TTCCTCAGGTCTGACTACAAGCAATCAGAAATTCTTAAAATCttattcctcctgctgctccatcctgAGGGATGCACACAACACTCCACTGGTTTTACCCCAAAACAGAGGAACCCCCGGGCAGAACTGGGACCCCAGGCTCCCTTTCCCA CTTCCTTCTGACTCCTTCAAGTACCTTGGCTGGTGTGACATAGAGGAACACGGTGTTCGAGGAAATCAGCTCCTCTGTCCCCGAGTCAGGGAAG GGCCCTCGGAAGAAGAgctgtttttcagaaaagaagaacatactctgaacagaagaaaacaa gaGTTGAACCTTTCCTTCCAGGACCTGGGTGATCTTTACCAGGTGGAAAACTTCAAAAGAATCCTCCGAAGATTAATTCGGGTGGAAAAGCTTTGGTTGGTGGACAATTCTTTGACAGACCTAAGTGCCATAAGGTTGCCAAG ATGCAGAGAgctaaatgtaaataaaaaccACTTTACATCCTTCAAACAGCTGCCAAAGATCCCTCAGATTCAGCACTTGTCTCTCGCTGAAAATAACATCACGACCCTGAGTGGGATTTCAGACTTCAGACACACTCCACTTGAATCCCTGATCCTCAAGAGGAATCCCTGTGAGTTCCAGGAAAGATACAGACAGCT TGTGTTCTCCAATTTGCCAAACCTGAAAATACTGGATGGCATCCCAAAACTGCCAGAGGACTGCTCACCCCCTGATGTCAAGTTTTTCTACAGAATATGTACTATACTCTAG
- the LOC101233947 gene encoding uncharacterized protein isoform X1, translating into MHQPDMSESSSGLTTSNQKFLKSYSSCCSILRDAHNTPLVLPQNRGTPGQNWDPRLPFPLPSDSFKYLGWCDIEEHGVRGNQLLCPRVREGPSEEELFFRKEEHTLNRRKQVTDPEKWEKRLQENWENCAELNLSFQDLGDLYQVENFKRILRRLIRVEKLWLVDNSLTDLSAIRLPRCRELNVNKNHFTSFKQLPKIPQIQHLSLAENNITTLSGISDFRHTPLESLILKRNPCEFQERYRQLVFSNLPNLKILDGIPKLPEDCSPPDVKFFYRICTIL; encoded by the exons TTCCTCAGGTCTGACTACAAGCAATCAGAAATTCTTAAAATCttattcctcctgctgctccatcctgAGGGATGCACACAACACTCCACTGGTTTTACCCCAAAACAGAGGAACCCCCGGGCAGAACTGGGACCCCAGGCTCCCTTTCCCA CTTCCTTCTGACTCCTTCAAGTACCTTGGCTGGTGTGACATAGAGGAACACGGTGTTCGAGGAAATCAGCTCCTCTGTCCCCGAGTCAGGGAAG GGCCCTCGGAAGAAGAgctgtttttcagaaaagaagaacatactctgaacagaagaaaacaagtaaCTGACccagagaaatgggaaaagaggCTGCAAGAGAACTGGGAAAACTGTGCT gaGTTGAACCTTTCCTTCCAGGACCTGGGTGATCTTTACCAGGTGGAAAACTTCAAAAGAATCCTCCGAAGATTAATTCGGGTGGAAAAGCTTTGGTTGGTGGACAATTCTTTGACAGACCTAAGTGCCATAAGGTTGCCAAG ATGCAGAGAgctaaatgtaaataaaaaccACTTTACATCCTTCAAACAGCTGCCAAAGATCCCTCAGATTCAGCACTTGTCTCTCGCTGAAAATAACATCACGACCCTGAGTGGGATTTCAGACTTCAGACACACTCCACTTGAATCCCTGATCCTCAAGAGGAATCCCTGTGAGTTCCAGGAAAGATACAGACAGCT TGTGTTCTCCAATTTGCCAAACCTGAAAATACTGGATGGCATCCCAAAACTGCCAGAGGACTGCTCACCCCCTGATGTCAAGTTTTTCTACAGAATATGTACTATACTCTAG